The following are encoded in a window of Actinomyces oris genomic DNA:
- a CDS encoding type II toxin-antitoxin system HicB family antitoxin: protein MSTAIDTARYSFRVTWSAEDDEFVATCVEFPSLSWLAGTPELALSGLRNLVSDVVADLLASGEAVPEPLSTRHYSGKFQLRLGEDLHRRLAMEAAEQSTSLNQYVVQKLAAVS, encoded by the coding sequence ATGAGTACAGCCATCGACACTGCGAGGTACAGCTTCCGCGTGACATGGTCAGCGGAGGACGACGAGTTCGTCGCCACCTGCGTCGAATTTCCTTCACTCTCCTGGCTGGCCGGAACCCCTGAGCTGGCGTTGTCCGGTTTACGCAACCTCGTCAGTGACGTAGTCGCCGACCTCCTTGCGTCGGGGGAAGCGGTGCCAGAACCTCTGTCTACCCGTCACTACTCGGGCAAGTTCCAGCTGCGCCTCGGTGAGGATCTGCACCGACGCCTGGCCATGGAAGCGGCAGAGCAGTCCACCAGCTTGAATCAGTACGTCGTGCAAAAACTGGCCGCGGTCTCCTGA
- a CDS encoding DUF6020 family protein, whose protein sequence is MLLEGSFNPVRLLIALAVSGAACWGFLTLVDLSARRRSTGSQQGDNRHRARRLAAWAFLIPLTCWSLLYAHLWPMASMNDTAWILTDPFGTGAQHPIAYRLVAGAPFRLGRMLGGDPVGVVLLSVGQMLLWATCVSGLVVFLDRKGASRAASGSVITYCALMPLMADYSFAAVKDSAFSLFATALVPVLLAVRAGAGRLLSARRGTAVVVVVLAGFALMRSNALPVVLVILALMAWWSRARLRRALAVSAVVLIVVVTPSALTTRSQHAEEAVGIPLQTVGYTLTHDADCLPPASRQVFNNVLAPETWKQAYRPSSVDPVKDSPAFNGAYLDAHRGQFLFAWGRALVACPRPFVTGFLIHTTNLWRFDADPVGTDGQSRFISVVSNHPADRDELIRSYARAGVVNHSLLPGPVRPVAGAAVRAMELTPGPGTWMWVTALSVVGFVYAGRREWVAIYAPVILVWATLMVAAPTVTPFRYMAPLIMAAPIGLAVLLGTDRAALHPSSRGTTTSDDTICGTILRCQASRRSSPRCRTTHAESLTQNS, encoded by the coding sequence ATGCTCCTGGAGGGGTCCTTCAACCCGGTGCGGCTGCTGATCGCCCTGGCTGTCAGCGGTGCCGCGTGCTGGGGCTTCCTGACCCTGGTGGATCTGTCCGCGCGGCGCAGAAGCACCGGATCGCAGCAGGGCGACAATCGCCACCGCGCGCGGCGGCTGGCAGCGTGGGCCTTCCTGATCCCGTTGACCTGTTGGTCCCTGCTGTATGCGCACCTGTGGCCGATGGCCTCGATGAACGATACGGCCTGGATCCTGACGGATCCGTTCGGCACCGGGGCCCAGCATCCCATCGCCTACAGGCTGGTCGCCGGGGCCCCGTTCCGCTTGGGACGCATGCTCGGAGGCGACCCGGTCGGCGTCGTGCTGCTATCGGTGGGGCAGATGCTGCTGTGGGCGACCTGCGTGAGCGGTCTTGTCGTGTTCCTGGACCGCAAGGGAGCCTCGCGCGCGGCGAGCGGGTCTGTCATCACCTATTGCGCACTGATGCCGCTGATGGCCGACTACTCCTTCGCCGCGGTCAAGGACTCGGCCTTCTCACTGTTCGCCACTGCGCTTGTCCCCGTGCTGCTGGCGGTGCGCGCTGGAGCTGGGAGACTCCTGTCGGCACGGCGGGGTACCGCCGTGGTCGTTGTGGTCCTGGCGGGCTTCGCGCTCATGCGCAGTAACGCCCTGCCGGTGGTCCTGGTCATCCTGGCCCTGATGGCGTGGTGGTCAAGGGCGCGTCTGCGCCGAGCGCTGGCGGTCAGCGCAGTGGTCCTGATCGTCGTGGTCACCCCTTCAGCGCTGACGACTCGCTCCCAGCACGCCGAGGAGGCCGTGGGCATCCCGTTGCAGACGGTCGGTTACACCCTGACCCACGACGCCGACTGCCTGCCGCCGGCGAGTCGGCAGGTCTTCAACAACGTTTTGGCTCCCGAGACCTGGAAACAGGCCTACCGGCCTTCCAGTGTCGATCCGGTCAAGGACTCGCCGGCCTTCAACGGGGCCTACCTCGATGCGCACCGCGGCCAGTTCCTCTTCGCGTGGGGACGGGCCCTGGTGGCGTGCCCTCGGCCATTCGTCACCGGCTTCCTCATCCATACCACCAACCTGTGGCGCTTCGACGCCGATCCAGTCGGCACCGATGGTCAGTCCCGTTTCATCTCCGTGGTCTCGAATCACCCGGCCGACCGTGATGAGCTGATCCGCTCCTACGCCCGCGCCGGTGTCGTCAACCACTCGCTCCTGCCAGGACCTGTGCGCCCGGTGGCGGGTGCCGCCGTGCGGGCCATGGAGCTCACGCCGGGCCCGGGAACCTGGATGTGGGTGACGGCTCTGAGCGTGGTCGGCTTCGTCTATGCCGGGAGGCGTGAGTGGGTGGCGATCTACGCCCCCGTCATCCTGGTGTGGGCGACGCTCATGGTCGCAGCCCCCACCGTCACGCCGTTCCGATACATGGCGCCTCTCATCATGGCGGCGCCGATCGGCCTGGCCGTCCTGCTGGGGACCGACCGAGCCGCCTTGCACCCCTCTTCTCGAGGAACAACCACAAGCGATGATACTATATGTGGTACCATTCTGAGATGCCAAGCGTCGCGAAGATCCTCGCCAAGATGCAGGACAACCCACGCGGAATCGCTTACACAGAACTCATGA
- the rfbB gene encoding dTDP-glucose 4,6-dehydratase, translated as MHVLITGGAGFIGANFVHQTLVRHPDATVTVLDKLTYAGNKGSLADLDDRVTLVVGDIADADVVDPLVAQADVVVHFAAESHNDNSLRDPSPFIQTNLVGTFTLLEAVRRHKVRFHHISTDEVYGDLELDDPAKFEPTTPYNPSSPYSSSKAGSDLLVRAWVRSFGVEATISNCSNNYGPYQHIEKFIPRQITNLIDGVRPKLYGAGENVRDWIHVLDHNDAVWDIIEKGRIGETYLIGANGEKNNKEVVELILELMDHAPDDYEHVADRPGHDMRYAIDNSKLVEELGWAPKFTDFRSGLQATIDWYRDNEAWWRPLKAEVEAKYAAQGQ; from the coding sequence ATGCACGTCCTCATCACCGGAGGCGCCGGCTTCATCGGCGCCAACTTCGTCCACCAGACCCTGGTACGCCACCCCGATGCCACCGTCACCGTCCTGGACAAGCTCACCTACGCCGGGAACAAGGGCTCGCTGGCAGACCTGGATGACCGTGTCACGCTCGTCGTCGGAGACATCGCCGACGCCGACGTCGTCGACCCGCTCGTGGCCCAGGCCGACGTCGTCGTCCACTTCGCGGCCGAGTCACACAATGACAACTCGCTGCGCGACCCCTCCCCCTTCATCCAGACCAACCTCGTGGGTACCTTCACCCTCCTGGAGGCGGTGCGCCGCCACAAGGTGCGCTTCCACCACATCTCCACCGACGAGGTCTACGGGGACCTGGAGCTGGACGACCCGGCGAAGTTCGAGCCGACGACCCCCTACAACCCCTCCTCCCCCTACTCCTCGTCCAAGGCCGGAAGCGACCTGCTCGTGCGCGCCTGGGTGCGCTCCTTCGGCGTGGAGGCCACGATCTCCAACTGCTCGAACAACTACGGGCCCTACCAGCACATCGAGAAGTTCATCCCGCGTCAGATCACCAACCTCATCGATGGCGTGCGCCCCAAGCTCTATGGCGCCGGTGAGAACGTGCGCGACTGGATCCATGTCCTGGACCACAACGACGCCGTGTGGGACATCATTGAGAAGGGCCGCATCGGCGAGACCTACCTCATCGGCGCCAACGGCGAGAAGAACAACAAGGAGGTCGTCGAGCTGATCCTGGAGCTCATGGACCACGCTCCCGACGACTACGAGCACGTCGCCGACCGCCCCGGCCACGACATGCGCTACGCCATCGACAACTCCAAGCTAGTCGAGGAGCTCGGCTGGGCGCCGAAGTTCACCGACTTCCGCTCCGGCCTGCAGGCCACCATCGACTGGTACCGAGACAACGAGGCCTGGTGGCGCCCGCTCAAGGCCGAGGTTGAGGCGAAGTACGCCGCCCAGGGGCAGTGA